Proteins from one Rhodothermales bacterium genomic window:
- a CDS encoding T9SS type A sorting domain-containing protein produces the protein MRLVTTLLLLCAAPALAQTPGRCEPGRAEVELSISDVQARLFNTGSLFFGNSTVGGDGYIAPKGSGLSPIFAAGLWVGGLIGGDLRVAAATYDDFEFWPGPLNADGTLPNPDDCSAFDRFWLIDAFDLSLYEATGEASGDLLNWPVDLGAPVVDGDGVEGNYNLAGGDRPVVYGHQTAFWVMNDVGNEHDNSETEPIGLEVRATAFVSAGPMLDRHTFYRYELVNRNDQPFEAARFGLFTDPDLGDPADDYVGSDSTRSMAFVYNADNDDNGGLNGGYGETPPAFGYDFLSGGDVSAYLSGVSVTGDPINSMEIYFRMNGLWRDGLPMTEGGDGYMSGGPVTTWFFPGNPITEQFWSAVNIDGTGSNFTPRDVRHMIASPAFTLAPGEVRAFDFALLFAQGADHLDSVAELQAISDAVQVRYDSGTLFAPGFEPPAPGALAAPTLLAPADGSVFIDEPAPLAWTAVPGAESYRVEIATDDDFSDRLVFYVLDPSLSFFDDRANQVFAYRWRVKAVGDGLASSRYSEPRSFTFYRYAFDDLADGIGVIETAYPGAAVCPDGDDPGCAAGYPGNTVWLSPNSTGDYVFTTPVPIPSTNSGNSLEDLLRDAASFDGDDFEIRFTEACATPGACLGVYSSRLPRGTNLIASVPFELWNVGSAVVDVPEDDVRMIPMLRALSGTEPAAEWADTFPATQPVIVGEDSLTLPVTHRVLGVMPDRPGGYALFEAAANGFGGPGATYDPATDGDEQIDPGPIEGKPCRSQDFYADFCFRGGSNRLVAPVGGLEGFVLADLAGDGTTPPAGTTIRLDSVDRLTVDAEDDVPAAPQAFRLGSAFPNPFAATATVPFEVKRAGPIRLSVFDVLGRRVATLVDGDVAAGPHRTTLDGSRLATGVYFVVLEADGQRQATKVLVLR, from the coding sequence ATGCGCCTCGTCACCACGCTCCTGCTGCTCTGCGCCGCCCCTGCCCTCGCGCAGACGCCCGGCCGCTGCGAACCCGGCCGCGCCGAAGTCGAACTTTCCATCTCCGACGTGCAGGCCCGGCTCTTCAACACCGGCAGCCTCTTCTTCGGTAACAGCACCGTCGGCGGCGACGGCTACATCGCCCCGAAGGGCTCCGGCCTGTCGCCGATCTTCGCCGCCGGGCTCTGGGTCGGCGGGCTCATCGGCGGCGACCTCCGCGTGGCTGCGGCGACCTACGACGACTTCGAGTTCTGGCCCGGCCCACTCAACGCCGACGGTACGCTCCCAAATCCCGACGACTGTTCCGCCTTCGACCGCTTCTGGCTGATCGATGCCTTCGACCTCTCGCTCTACGAGGCGACGGGCGAGGCATCCGGCGATCTGCTGAACTGGCCCGTGGACCTCGGCGCGCCCGTCGTCGACGGCGACGGCGTCGAGGGGAACTACAACTTGGCGGGCGGTGATCGGCCTGTCGTGTACGGGCACCAGACGGCGTTCTGGGTGATGAACGATGTCGGCAACGAGCACGATAACTCGGAGACCGAACCCATCGGTCTGGAAGTGCGTGCGACGGCGTTCGTCTCGGCCGGGCCCATGCTCGACCGCCACACGTTTTACCGCTACGAGCTCGTGAACCGGAACGACCAACCGTTCGAGGCCGCCCGCTTCGGGCTCTTCACCGACCCCGACCTCGGCGACCCCGCCGACGACTACGTCGGGAGCGACTCGACGCGGAGCATGGCCTTCGTCTACAACGCCGATAACGATGACAACGGCGGGCTCAATGGCGGCTACGGTGAAACCCCGCCCGCCTTCGGTTACGACTTTCTCTCGGGCGGCGACGTGTCAGCTTATCTCTCAGGAGTCAGTGTAACCGGAGACCCGATCAACAGCATGGAAATCTACTTCCGCATGAACGGGCTCTGGCGGGACGGGCTTCCCATGACAGAGGGAGGTGACGGTTATATGAGTGGCGGTCCCGTCACCACGTGGTTCTTCCCTGGCAATCCTATCACCGAGCAGTTCTGGAGCGCGGTGAATATCGACGGAACTGGGTCGAATTTTACGCCCCGCGACGTCCGCCACATGATCGCCTCACCGGCCTTCACCCTCGCGCCTGGCGAGGTCCGCGCCTTCGACTTCGCCCTCCTCTTCGCGCAGGGCGCGGACCATCTCGACTCCGTCGCAGAACTGCAAGCGATCTCCGATGCCGTGCAGGTCCGCTACGACAGCGGCACCCTCTTCGCGCCCGGCTTCGAGCCGCCGGCGCCCGGCGCCCTCGCCGCGCCCACCCTCCTCGCGCCCGCCGACGGGTCGGTCTTCATCGACGAGCCCGCGCCGCTCGCGTGGACGGCCGTGCCCGGTGCCGAGAGCTACCGCGTCGAGATCGCCACTGACGATGACTTCTCCGATCGCCTCGTCTTCTACGTACTGGACCCGTCGCTCTCCTTTTTCGACGACCGAGCAAACCAGGTCTTCGCCTACCGCTGGCGGGTGAAGGCGGTCGGTGACGGCTTGGCGTCGAGCCGCTATTCCGAGCCACGCTCGTTCACGTTCTACCGCTATGCCTTCGACGACCTCGCCGACGGCATCGGCGTCATCGAGACGGCCTATCCCGGTGCCGCCGTGTGCCCCGACGGCGACGACCCCGGCTGCGCCGCCGGCTACCCCGGCAACACCGTCTGGCTGAGCCCGAACAGCACCGGCGATTACGTGTTCACGACCCCCGTGCCTATTCCCTCTACCAACTCCGGTAACAGCCTCGAAGATCTCCTGCGCGATGCCGCGTCGTTCGACGGCGACGACTTCGAGATCCGCTTCACCGAGGCCTGCGCCACGCCTGGTGCCTGCCTCGGCGTCTACTCGTCGCGGCTACCGAGAGGGACGAATCTGATCGCGAGCGTGCCGTTCGAACTGTGGAACGTGGGGAGCGCCGTCGTGGATGTTCCCGAAGACGACGTGCGCATGATCCCCATGCTCCGCGCGCTCTCGGGCACCGAACCCGCCGCCGAATGGGCCGACACCTTTCCCGCCACCCAGCCTGTGATCGTAGGCGAGGACAGCCTCACGCTCCCGGTGACGCATCGCGTGCTCGGCGTAATGCCCGACCGGCCCGGCGGCTACGCCCTCTTCGAAGCGGCGGCCAACGGCTTCGGCGGACCGGGCGCGACGTACGACCCCGCAACCGACGGCGACGAGCAGATCGATCCCGGCCCCATCGAAGGCAAGCCGTGCCGCAGCCAGGACTTCTACGCCGACTTCTGCTTCCGTGGCGGGAGTAACCGCCTCGTCGCACCCGTCGGCGGGCTCGAGGGCTTCGTCCTCGCCGACCTCGCCGGTGACGGCACCACGCCACCCGCCGGCACCACGATCCGGCTCGACTCGGTCGATAGACTCACCGTCGATGCAGAGGACGACGTGCCGGCCGCGCCGCAGGCGTTCCGGCTCGGGTCTGCGTTCCCGAACCCGTTCGCGGCAACGGCCACGGTGCCTTTCGAGGTCAAGCGCGCGGGCCCGATCCGGCTCTCGGTCTTTGACGTGCTCGGGCGACGCGTTGCGACGCTCGTCGACGGCGACGTGGCGGCGGGCCCGCACCGGACGACGCTCGACGGGTCGCGGCTCGCAACGGGCGTCTATTTCGTCGTGCTCGAAGCCGACGGGCAGCGGCAGGCGACGAAGGTGCTCGTCCTGCGTTGA
- a CDS encoding general stress protein CsbD, whose translation MGKQRMEQNWNRVKTQIYAVWGEIDEKELKKARGNLTKMVNLIHEKTGEDRLLIMQKMSAVI comes from the coding sequence ATGGGCAAGCAGCGCATGGAGCAGAACTGGAACCGCGTGAAGACGCAGATCTACGCCGTCTGGGGCGAGATCGACGAGAAAGAGCTGAAGAAGGCGCGCGGCAACCTGACCAAGATGGTCAACCTCATCCATGAGAAGACCGGCGAGGACCGCCTCCTGATCATGCAGAAGATGAGCGCCGTCATCTAA
- the hemG gene encoding protoporphyrinogen oxidase — MPDSPAIAVIGGGISGLAAAWRLQALGGAVTLFEASDRTGGVIRSTRRDGFLVDEGPNTLVARSTVVTDTIEALGLASERVAANEVADARYVVRDGALVRIPTSPSGLLTTPLLSAWAKLRLLGEPFVRPHDGDDEALAAFVRRRLGPEVLDYAVNPFVAGVYAGDPAHLSTRHAFPMLHTLEREHGSLLRGMIHRVRNRADAAPKPSPHPFSFRGGAQALPDAFAGAIGPDAIRLRAPLVALRHDSSGWRVTTRTDDGTTNEDRFDGVVFTAPLHRLPAIDFEPDVDLGPLADVVYPPLSVLALGFRRADVVHALDGFGVLVPEREGLNVLGALFSSTLFPGRAPDGHVLLTCFVGGMRRPDLAPLPTDDLVPLALADLRALLDVRGKPVFVHRVLWERAIPQYQVGYGRVIETLDALEARHAGLAVAGNVRRGISVGDALEAGLDAAERVLNALP, encoded by the coding sequence ATGCCCGACTCCCCAGCAATCGCCGTCATCGGCGGCGGGATCAGCGGACTCGCCGCGGCGTGGCGGCTCCAAGCGCTCGGCGGTGCCGTCACCCTCTTCGAGGCGAGCGACCGGACCGGCGGCGTGATCCGCTCGACTCGCCGCGACGGCTTCCTCGTCGACGAAGGGCCGAACACGCTCGTCGCTCGCTCGACGGTCGTCACAGACACGATTGAGGCGCTGGGGTTGGCGAGCGAGCGCGTCGCGGCGAACGAGGTGGCAGACGCGCGCTACGTCGTCCGCGACGGCGCGCTCGTGCGCATCCCGACCTCGCCGTCCGGCCTGCTCACGACGCCGCTGCTCTCGGCGTGGGCGAAGCTCCGCCTCCTCGGCGAGCCGTTCGTCCGGCCCCACGACGGCGACGACGAAGCGCTCGCCGCGTTCGTGCGGCGGCGGCTCGGGCCGGAGGTGCTGGACTACGCCGTCAACCCGTTCGTCGCAGGCGTCTACGCGGGCGACCCCGCGCACCTCTCGACGCGCCACGCATTCCCCATGCTGCACACGCTCGAACGCGAGCACGGCTCGCTCCTGCGCGGCATGATCCACCGCGTCCGCAACCGCGCCGACGCGGCCCCGAAGCCGTCGCCGCACCCGTTCTCGTTCCGCGGCGGCGCCCAGGCTCTCCCCGACGCCTTTGCCGGCGCCATCGGCCCCGACGCGATCCGGCTCCGCGCGCCACTCGTCGCCCTCCGGCACGACTCCAGCGGCTGGCGCGTCACGACCCGCACGGACGATGGGACGACGAACGAGGACCGCTTCGACGGCGTCGTCTTCACTGCCCCGCTCCACCGCCTGCCCGCGATCGACTTCGAGCCGGACGTGGACCTCGGCCCGCTCGCCGACGTCGTCTATCCCCCGCTCTCCGTCCTCGCGCTCGGCTTCCGGCGGGCGGACGTGGTGCACGCGCTCGACGGCTTTGGCGTGCTCGTACCCGAGCGCGAAGGGCTGAACGTCCTCGGCGCGCTCTTCTCCTCTACGCTCTTCCCCGGCCGCGCGCCCGACGGCCACGTGCTGCTGACCTGCTTCGTCGGCGGCATGCGGCGGCCCGACCTCGCGCCCCTCCCGACCGACGACCTCGTGCCGCTCGCCCTCGCCGATCTCCGCGCGCTCCTCGACGTGCGGGGCAAGCCGGTGTTCGTCCACCGCGTGCTGTGGGAGCGCGCGATCCCGCAGTATCAGGTCGGCTACGGCCGCGTGATCGAGACGCTCGACGCGCTGGAGGCGCGGCACGCCGGGCTCGCCGTCGCCGGGAACGTCCGCCGCGGCATCTCCGTCGGCGACGCGCTCGAAGCCGGGCTCGACGCGGCCGAGCGCGTGCTGAACGCGCTCCCGTAG
- a CDS encoding DUF5916 domain-containing protein: MIGARKVLAGVAGLCLLASTAAAQTASLASVSLGADTTQTGETRLVLGAVRLAPGQRPDIDGRLDEAVWDAAPVATDFVQLEPEVGEPASERTEVRVLYDDAALYVGFLNFVRDPSTMIARLGRRDQSIVSDRALVSIDSYDDERTAFEFAVTAAGVKQDILVYNDTFDDWNWDAVWEAETHRSGEGWTAEFRIPLSQLRFRTVEGAQAWGIQFQRSIPSNGEEAFWAPIRPDEDRYVSRFGRLVGLEGLRAPNGLEIQPYVATRLTREPGDGADPFYSENAVIGSAGADVKYGITSNLTLTATINPDFGQVESDPAEVNLTAFETFFEERRPFFLEGTDIFGFGRTRTYRTRHTPTFFYSRRIGRQPTAFGAVYRDLEVEFSDTPDQTTIASAVKLSGKVGDWSIGLLDAVTTEEFGEYLGPDGTRERLAVEPWANYAAGRLKRDFRDGQTVVGALVTGVNRDGSNEAFDPLLNRSAYVGGLDFEHAWADRRWTVSGVGSLSRVTGEPGRILRLQRTSARYYQRPDADYLDLDAEATSLDGYFAEVSLARTSGANWTGSVTGSLISPGFEVNDLGFLTRADARTLTTQLNYRETQPAPDWLRFYQIYGFTIQSWNHGGQLFDSFFALHLQPQFSNLWGFNLRGFLQPETFDDRLTRGGPVARTPTTYNVVFQPFSDRRQPVFGDATFLGRWDESGRIERTLEVGLTGRLSPSVEVRLAPSFSYEFRTGQYAGAFDDEAAAATFGRRYVFSDLDLTVLALETRLNWTFTPDLTFQFYARPFIAAGAYENFKTLRAAGTFAFDPVPEGEEVYVPENFDFNEFAVQGNAVLRWEYRPGSALFFVWQQERYGFTFDGDFDLGRGIDGIIDGDVYNVFLVKASFWLGL, encoded by the coding sequence ATGATAGGTGCACGTAAGGTTCTCGCCGGCGTCGCCGGGCTCTGCCTGCTGGCGTCTACCGCCGCCGCGCAGACCGCCTCCCTCGCGTCGGTTTCGCTCGGTGCGGACACCACGCAGACGGGGGAGACGCGCCTCGTGCTCGGCGCCGTCCGCCTCGCGCCGGGTCAGCGGCCGGACATCGACGGGCGGCTCGACGAGGCCGTGTGGGACGCCGCGCCGGTGGCGACGGATTTCGTCCAACTCGAACCCGAAGTCGGCGAGCCGGCGAGTGAGCGCACCGAAGTCCGCGTGCTCTACGACGACGCGGCGCTCTACGTCGGCTTCCTCAACTTCGTCCGCGATCCCTCGACGATGATCGCCCGGCTCGGCCGCCGCGACCAGTCCATCGTGAGCGACCGCGCCCTCGTCAGCATCGACAGCTACGACGACGAGCGGACGGCGTTCGAGTTCGCCGTGACGGCGGCCGGGGTGAAGCAGGACATCCTCGTCTACAACGACACGTTCGACGACTGGAACTGGGACGCCGTATGGGAGGCCGAGACGCACCGCTCGGGCGAGGGGTGGACGGCCGAGTTCCGCATCCCGCTCTCCCAACTCCGTTTCCGCACGGTCGAGGGCGCGCAGGCGTGGGGCATCCAGTTCCAGCGCTCGATCCCGTCGAACGGCGAGGAGGCGTTCTGGGCACCGATCCGGCCGGACGAGGACCGCTACGTCTCGCGCTTCGGCCGGCTCGTCGGGCTCGAAGGGCTCCGTGCGCCGAACGGGCTCGAGATCCAGCCTTACGTCGCGACGCGGCTCACGCGCGAGCCGGGCGACGGGGCCGACCCGTTCTACAGCGAGAACGCCGTCATCGGCTCCGCCGGCGCCGACGTGAAGTACGGCATCACATCGAACCTCACGCTGACGGCGACGATCAACCCCGACTTCGGGCAGGTCGAGTCCGACCCCGCCGAGGTCAACCTTACGGCGTTCGAAACGTTCTTCGAGGAGCGCCGGCCGTTCTTTCTCGAAGGCACCGACATCTTCGGATTCGGCCGGACGCGGACCTACCGCACGCGCCACACCCCGACGTTCTTCTACTCCCGCCGGATCGGGCGGCAGCCGACCGCGTTCGGCGCGGTCTACCGCGACCTCGAGGTCGAGTTCTCCGACACGCCGGACCAGACGACGATCGCCTCGGCGGTGAAGCTCAGCGGGAAGGTCGGCGACTGGTCGATCGGCCTGCTCGACGCGGTCACGACGGAGGAGTTCGGGGAGTACCTCGGACCGGACGGGACGCGCGAGCGGCTCGCCGTCGAGCCGTGGGCGAACTACGCGGCGGGCCGGCTCAAGCGGGACTTCCGCGACGGGCAGACTGTCGTCGGCGCCCTTGTTACGGGCGTCAACCGGGACGGGAGCAACGAGGCGTTCGACCCGCTCCTCAACCGCAGCGCCTACGTCGGCGGCCTCGACTTCGAGCACGCCTGGGCTGACCGGCGGTGGACCGTCAGCGGCGTCGGCTCGCTCAGCCGCGTCACGGGCGAGCCCGGCCGCATCCTCCGCCTCCAGCGGACGAGCGCCCGCTACTACCAGCGCCCCGACGCCGACTACCTCGACCTCGACGCGGAGGCGACGAGCCTCGACGGCTACTTCGCCGAGGTGTCGCTCGCGCGGACCTCGGGCGCGAACTGGACGGGCTCGGTGACGGGCTCCCTCATCAGCCCCGGCTTCGAGGTCAACGACCTCGGCTTCCTCACGCGGGCCGACGCCCGCACGCTCACCACGCAGCTCAACTACCGCGAGACGCAGCCCGCGCCGGACTGGCTCCGGTTCTATCAGATCTACGGCTTCACGATCCAGAGCTGGAACCACGGCGGCCAGCTCTTCGACTCGTTCTTCGCGCTCCACCTGCAGCCGCAGTTCAGCAACCTGTGGGGCTTCAACCTGCGTGGCTTCCTCCAGCCCGAGACCTTCGACGACCGGCTCACGCGCGGCGGCCCCGTCGCCCGGACTCCGACGACGTACAACGTCGTCTTCCAGCCGTTCTCCGACCGGCGGCAGCCCGTCTTCGGCGACGCCACGTTCCTCGGCCGGTGGGACGAGTCGGGCCGGATCGAGCGGACACTCGAGGTGGGGCTGACGGGGCGGCTGAGCCCGTCCGTCGAGGTGCGGCTCGCGCCGTCGTTCTCGTACGAGTTCCGGACGGGGCAGTACGCCGGCGCGTTCGACGACGAGGCGGCGGCGGCCACGTTCGGGCGGCGCTACGTGTTCTCTGACCTCGACCTCACCGTCCTCGCGCTCGAAACGCGGCTGAACTGGACGTTCACCCCCGATCTCACGTTCCAGTTCTACGCCCGCCCCTTCATCGCCGCTGGCGCATACGAGAACTTCAAGACGCTCCGGGCAGCGGGCACCTTCGCCTTCGATCCGGTGCCGGAGGGGGAGGAGGTCTACGTGCCGGAGAACTTCGACTTCAACGAGTTCGCCGTGCAGGGGAATGCCGTGCTGCGGTGGGAGTACCGGCCGGGCTCGGCGCTGTTCTTCGTGTGGCAGCAGGAGCGCTACGGGTTCACGTTCGACGGCGACTTCGACCTCGGGCGGGGCATCGACGGGATCATCGACGGCGACGTGTACAACGTCTTCCTCGTCAAAGCGTCGTTCTGGCTCGGGCTGTAG
- a CDS encoding carboxyl transferase domain-containing protein, whose amino-acid sequence MADVASLPTLGSPAPDTAQFDARTQHYRTLLDELNSRAEQVKLGGGKKRIEREHSRGKLTARERIDRLVDEGTEFLELGLFTGWGMYEDEGGCPAGGTVMGLGHVEGRLCVLVANDATVKAGAWFPITAKKNLRAQEIAMENHLPIIYLVDSAGVYLPMQDQIFPDKEHFGRIFRNNARMSSMGIPQIAAIMGSCVAGGAYLPIMSDEALIVDGTGSVFLAGPFLVKAAIGETTDNETLGGAATHSEISGVTDYKMPDDETCLATIRDLVSHLGARPRAGFDRADAKPPAFDAEELYGLMPEGRQQPYDVRDILARIVDADSWTEYKADYGKTLLCGYARIDGWSVGVVASQRLVVMAKQGKKSHTSEMQAGGVIYSDSADKAARFIMNCNQKKIPLVFIQDVTGFMVGNRSEHGGIIKDGAKMVNAVANSVVPKFTIVIGNSYGAGNYALCGKAYDPRLILAWPTARIAVMGGAQAAKTLLQIELGTRKRKGEEISEAEQEALLAEMTARYDAQTSPYYAAARLWVDEIIDPIKTRTWLATGIEMADHNPDIPRFNPGVLQT is encoded by the coding sequence ATGGCAGACGTCGCCTCCCTCCCCACGCTCGGCAGCCCCGCGCCCGACACCGCGCAGTTCGACGCGCGCACGCAGCACTACCGCACGCTCCTCGACGAACTCAACAGTCGGGCGGAGCAGGTCAAGCTCGGCGGCGGCAAGAAGCGCATCGAGCGCGAGCACAGCCGGGGCAAGCTGACGGCCCGCGAGCGGATCGACCGGCTCGTGGACGAGGGCACGGAGTTTCTCGAACTCGGCCTGTTCACGGGGTGGGGGATGTACGAGGACGAGGGGGGGTGCCCGGCGGGCGGGACCGTGATGGGGCTCGGCCACGTCGAGGGGCGGCTGTGCGTGCTCGTCGCGAACGACGCCACGGTGAAAGCGGGCGCGTGGTTTCCGATCACGGCGAAGAAGAACCTCCGCGCCCAGGAGATCGCGATGGAGAACCATCTGCCGATCATCTACCTCGTAGACTCGGCGGGCGTCTACCTCCCGATGCAGGACCAGATCTTCCCCGACAAAGAGCACTTCGGTCGCATCTTCCGCAACAACGCGCGGATGTCGTCGATGGGGATCCCACAGATCGCGGCGATCATGGGCTCGTGCGTCGCGGGCGGTGCCTACCTCCCGATCATGTCCGACGAGGCGCTCATCGTCGACGGCACGGGCTCCGTCTTCCTCGCCGGGCCGTTCCTCGTCAAAGCCGCCATCGGCGAGACGACGGACAACGAGACGCTCGGCGGCGCCGCGACGCACTCCGAGATCTCCGGCGTCACTGACTACAAGATGCCCGACGACGAGACCTGCCTTGCCACGATCCGCGACCTCGTCTCCCACCTCGGCGCTCGCCCCCGCGCCGGCTTCGACCGCGCCGACGCCAAGCCGCCCGCCTTCGACGCCGAAGAACTCTACGGCCTCATGCCCGAAGGCCGGCAGCAGCCCTACGACGTGCGCGACATCCTCGCCCGCATCGTCGACGCCGACAGTTGGACGGAGTACAAAGCCGACTACGGGAAGACACTCCTCTGCGGCTACGCCCGGATCGACGGGTGGAGCGTCGGGGTCGTCGCCAGCCAGCGGCTCGTGGTGATGGCGAAGCAGGGCAAGAAGTCGCACACGAGCGAGATGCAAGCGGGCGGGGTGATCTACTCCGACAGCGCCGACAAGGCTGCGCGCTTCATCATGAACTGCAACCAGAAGAAGATCCCCCTCGTGTTCATCCAAGACGTGACGGGCTTTATGGTCGGCAACCGGAGCGAGCACGGCGGCATCATCAAGGACGGCGCGAAGATGGTCAACGCCGTCGCGAATTCCGTCGTCCCCAAGTTCACGATCGTCATCGGCAACTCGTACGGGGCGGGGAACTACGCGCTCTGCGGGAAGGCCTACGACCCGCGCCTGATTCTCGCGTGGCCGACGGCTCGGATCGCGGTGATGGGCGGGGCGCAGGCGGCGAAGACGCTGCTGCAGATCGAGCTCGGCACGCGCAAGCGGAAGGGCGAGGAGATCAGCGAGGCCGAGCAGGAGGCGCTCCTCGCCGAGATGACGGCGCGCTACGACGCGCAGACCTCGCCGTACTACGCCGCCGCCCGGCTGTGGGTGGACGAGATCATCGACCCCATAAAAACGCGGACGTGGCTTGCGACGGGCATCGAGATGGCCGATCACAACCCGGACATCCCGCGCTTCAACCCCGGCGTGCTCCAGACGTAG